A stretch of the Corylus avellana chromosome ca6, CavTom2PMs-1.0 genome encodes the following:
- the LOC132185508 gene encoding zinc finger protein ZAT7-like, translating into MGNKIKNRVKYKYNDRSRLRNRRNQRIQGKHRCEKCGKTFRSYQALKSHKTTCYRDEAGHGGNERIFECPFCNKVFGSGQALGDHKRSHLLASSPTVSGSDDIKLWKVTKPFATETKPAMAVMRESSNAHFATKCLALDKHLATIRDLISWLLHQLSVVLMISNQLAMLAGGGL; encoded by the coding sequence ATGGGGAACAAGATAAAGAACAGGGTAAAATACAAGTACAACGATCGATCAAGATTAAGGAATCGGAGGAACCAGAGGATTCAAGGAAAGCATCGGTGTGAGAAATGTGGGAAGACTTTTCGATCTTATCAAGCTTTGAAAAGTCACAAAACCACTTGCTACAGAGACGAAGCCGGCCATGGCGGTAATGAGAGAATCTTCGAATGCCCATTTTGCAACAAAGTGTTTGGCTCTGGACAAGCACTGGGCGACCATAAGAGATCTCATCTCTTGGCTTCTTCACCAACTGTCAGTGGTTCTGATGATATCAAGCTTTGGAAAGTCACAAAACCATTTGCTACAGAGACGAAGCCGGCCATGGCAGTAATGAGAGAATCTTCGAATGCCCATTTTGCGACAAAGTGTTTGGCTTTGGACAAGCACTTGGCAACCATAAGAGATCTCATCTCTTGGCTTCTTCACCAACTGTCAGTGGTTCTGATGATATCAAACCAGCTAGCGATGCTTGCCGGAGGCGGTCTTTGA
- the LOC132185507 gene encoding disease resistance protein RPV1-like, with translation MEMNMLKLFLSHNARFSEELDVLPHNLRVLYWREYPGESFLLQSNVRGDNLVVLGMPYSYLEGLNGVEIFQKLTIMNFTNCQFLKEVPDILRISNLVTLILDGCVRLEEVHCSVGFLKKLVYLSLENCFSLRSFPRSLKLISLESLILYGCSRIKNFPEIGCRMEHLKKIDFQYTGIKELPSSIEHLVGVRELYLAGCKRLGGLPDNIEHLKNLECLNLIGCTQIKRLSSFIGWLFGVKKLDLSGCTNLMRLPNSIYQLKYLEQLNLQDCSQMVRFPANRQMRQSMPSNDGYSSLSFPKLQQLDLRNCSLSRSNFFKKFDCGSSMNRLDLSGSDINILPPCIKRFVGLKWLLLNECKQLRNISELPQNVKAVYARGCTALKRFQFNIYPALGWIDLSNCRELRENMGNDMQTHLMSEGRVEDHKFACVFPGNKISDWFDHRQEVVNSNSCKIYINQLAHLDWKITRIAFSAVIGTKADIPDVQDGIYSDGQDEDNENFEIIFEVIRDGEKIYSFVEENISHRFHSDHVWLHYSVPDSFKLKGDNLQVKFQLRYEEKVEDVMDGDQLSKRRRGGDDDNGYLESTWYPQKRHCSTLGT, from the exons ATGGAGATGAATATGCTCAAATTGTTTTTAAGTCATAATGCACGTTTTTCTGAAGAGCTTGATGTTCTCCCTCATAACTTAAGAGTGCTTTATTGGCGTGAATATCCTGGAGAATCTTTTCTATTACAATCCAATGTTCGTGGAGATAACCTTGTTGTTTTGGGAATGCCTTATAGTTATCTAGAGGGATTGAATGGAGTTGAG ATTttccaaaaattgacaatcatgaATTTCACTAATTGTCAATTCCTAAAAGAAGTCCCTGATATTTTAAGGATCTCAAATTTAGTGACATTGATTCTTGATGGTTGTGTACGTTTAGAAGAAGTTCATTGTTCTGTCGGATTCCTTAAAAAGCTCGTTTATTTGAGTCTTGAAAACTGTTTTTCTCTTAGGAGTTTTCCTAGAAGCCTCAAGTTGATATCTCTAGAATCTCTTATCCTTTATGGCTGCTCAAGGATTAAGAACTTTCCTGAAATTGGGTGTCGAATGGAACATTTAAAGAAGATCGACTTTCAATATACTGGTATAAAGGAACTACCTTCATCCATTGAACACCTCGTTGGGGTTAGAGAGTTATATCTAGCTGGTTGCAAAAGACTTGGGGGTCTTCCAGATAACATTGAGCATTTGAAAAATTTAGAGTGTCTCAATCTCATTGGTTGTACTCAAATAAAAAGGCTGAGTTCATTCATTGGGTGGCTTTTTGGGgttaaaaaattagatctaaGCGGTTGCACTAACCTCATGCGTCTCCCAAATAGCATTTATCAGTTGAAATATTTAGAGCAACTTAATCTCCAGGACTGTTCACAAATGGTTAGGTTTCCTGCTAACAGACAAATGAGACAATCCATGCCCTCTAATGATGGTTATTCCTCGTTGTCATTTCCAAAACTTCAACAGTTGGATCTTAGAAATTGTTCCCTATCAAGATCAAATTTctttaagaaatttgattgtGGTTCCTCGATGAACCGTTTAGATCTATCGGGGAGTGATATTAATATCCTTCCTCCATGCATCAAAAGATTTGTTGGATTAAAGTGGCTTTTACTGAATGAATGCAAGCAACTTCGAAATATTTCAGAACTTCCACAAAATGTAAAAGCAGTATATGCGCGTGGATGCACGGCATTGAAaagatttcaatttaatatatacCCAGCACTTGGATGGATTGACTTGTCCAATTGTCGTGAATTGCGTGAAAATATGGGGAATGATATGCAAACTCATTTAATGAGTGAG GGACGTGTGGAGGACCATAAATTTGCATGTGTGTTTCCAGGAAATAAGATTTCAGATTGGTTCGACCATCGTCAAGAAGTTGTAAACAGTAAttcatgcaaaatatatattaatcagCTTGCACATTTGGATTGGAAGATCACAAGAATTGCTTTCTCTGCTGTTATCGGAACAAAAGCAGATATCCCTGATGTACAAGATGGAATATATTCGGATGGACAAGatgaagataatgaaaattttgaaattatctttGAAGTCATTAGGGATGGTGAAAAAATCTATTCTTTTGTGGAGGAAAATATCTCTCATCGATTTCACTCAGATCATGTATGGTTGCATTATTCTGTTCCGGATTCTTTTAAGTTAAAGGGGGATAATCTTCAAGTTAAATTTCAGCTAAG ATATGAAGAGAAAGTGGAAGATGTAATGGATGGTGATCAACTTTCTAAGAGACGCCGTGGTGGTGATGATGATAATGGCTACTTGGAATCCACTTGGTACCCACAAAAGAGGCATTGTTCAACCTTGGGCACTTGA
- the LOC132185750 gene encoding uncharacterized protein LOC132185750 isoform X1, whose product MLVTRKSFIFNSPTSYPFVRRNGRKFGISMAKKKDLSDNSRTQQETIFPLKISNPILARSVVALLGLGFIDAGYSGDWSRIGVISKETEDLLKLAAFAVAPLCIFLIFSFSREPEA is encoded by the exons ATGCTGGTCACAAGAAAGAGCTTTATCTTCAACAGCCCGACTTCTTATCCGTTTGTGAGGAGAAATGGCAGAAAATTTGGAATCTCAATGGCTAAGAAGAAAGATTTGTCTGATAATTCCAGAACCCAGCAAGAAACCATTTTCCCACTGAAAATCTCCAACCCAATTCTTGCTCGCTCTGTTGTGGCCCTGCTTGGGCTGGGATTCATCGATGCTGG GTACAGTGGAGACTGGTCAAGGATTGGAGTGATATCGAAGGAGACTGAGGACTTGCTAAAGCTTGCAGCTTTTGCAGTTGCTCCTTTGTgtatctttctcattttttctttctccaggGAACCagaagcttga
- the LOC132185750 gene encoding uncharacterized protein LOC132185750 isoform X2, producing the protein MLVTRKSFIFNSPTSYPFVRRNGRKFGISMAKKKDLSDNSRTQQETIFPLKISNPILARSVVALLGLGFIDAGGDWSRIGVISKETEDLLKLAAFAVAPLCIFLIFSFSREPEA; encoded by the exons ATGCTGGTCACAAGAAAGAGCTTTATCTTCAACAGCCCGACTTCTTATCCGTTTGTGAGGAGAAATGGCAGAAAATTTGGAATCTCAATGGCTAAGAAGAAAGATTTGTCTGATAATTCCAGAACCCAGCAAGAAACCATTTTCCCACTGAAAATCTCCAACCCAATTCTTGCTCGCTCTGTTGTGGCCCTGCTTGGGCTGGGATTCATCGATGCTGG TGGAGACTGGTCAAGGATTGGAGTGATATCGAAGGAGACTGAGGACTTGCTAAAGCTTGCAGCTTTTGCAGTTGCTCCTTTGTgtatctttctcattttttctttctccaggGAACCagaagcttga